Proteins encoded in a region of the Rutidosis leptorrhynchoides isolate AG116_Rl617_1_P2 chromosome 9, CSIRO_AGI_Rlap_v1, whole genome shotgun sequence genome:
- the LOC139868599 gene encoding uncharacterized protein, translating to MEISFPAIQAFNTSCAPIVVQGYLPESGHGVKRLHIDNDSSVEIMYEHCFRQLPIIVRRTIKPPTTALSRFFGESAWPIGILDLKLELRDSRDKSKRRTESIEFCVVRLYSRYNAILGRTSIQKFGAIPSTIHGMVRFLTDQGIATLESTPLDALCASVNDNGSATPEEKGANEWWVIVNPEYPEQKVKIGGNLTQETKENLTNILIANSDVFCWRDADMTGVPREIVQHHLCASINLTPIKQKKRPMAPERSEWLGREVHKLVKANILRKVNYQTWVANPVLVAKSDGTWQLCIDFKDINKACPKDNYPFPKIDWKVESLAGFRFKCFLDAYKGYHQI from the coding sequence ATGGAGATATCATTTCCCGCCATACAGGCATTCAACACTTCCTGCGCACCAATTGTAGTGCAGGGATACCTGCCAGAGTCAGGGCACGGTGTCAAGCGCCTTCACATAGACAACGACAGTAGTGTCGAGATCATGTACGAGCATTGCTTCCGACAGCTACCCATAATAGTGAGGCGAACTATTAAACCTCCGACTACGGCCTTGTCCAGATTTTTCGGAGAGTCAGCGTGGCCCATCGGAATCTTGGATTTAAAGCTAGAGCTGAGAGACAGTAGGGATAAATCAAAGAGGCGCACCGAGAGCATAGAGTTCTGCGTTGTACGCTTGTACTCTAGGTACAACGCTATACTGGGAAGGACTTCCATTCAGAAATTTGGCGCTATACCATCCACAATTCATGGGATGGTCCGATTCCTGACGGATCAAGGAATTGCCACACTTGAGTCAACGCCACTGGACGCTTTGTGTGCATCCGTTAATGATAATGGTAGCGCTACTCCCGAAGAAAAAGGCGCGAATGAATGGTGGGTTATAGTCAATCCCGAGTATCCGGAACAGAAGGTAAAAATAGGGGGAAACCTCACACAGGAGACTAAGGAAAATCTGACGAATATCCTCATCGCTAACTCCGATGTGTTTTGTTGGCGCGATGCTGACATGACTGGAGTACCACGAGAGATAGTGCAGCATCACCTCTGCGCCAGCATCAATTTGACCCCAATCAAACAAAAGAAGCGGCCAATGGCCCCAGAAAGAAGCGAATGGTTGGGCAGAGAAGTGCATAAGCTGGTTAAAGCCAACATACTGCGCAAAGTAAACtatcagacatgggtagccaatccTGTGCTGGTAGCCAAGTCGGATGGAACATGGCAGCTTTGCATTGATTTCAAAGACATCAACAAAGCTTGCCCTAAAGATAACTATCCTTTTCCAAAAATTGACTGGAAGGTAGAGTCGCTTGCTGGTTTTAGGTTTAAGTGCTTCCTAGACGCCTACAAAGGATATCATCAAATATAA